CGCGACGGCGTCGTTGAGCCGCTGCTGGTATGACACGTCGAACTCCGCCACCGCCCCAGCTAACACGATCGGCGCCGCGGCCCGCCGCCCGGTTGCCGCCAAACGGGTGACAAGCGCCCCACTGAGCCCTCCCTCAGTGGGCGCCTTACCTTCCCCTCAGCCGGTCGGCACCCGGTATCCAGTGAGGTGGCGCCAGGAGCGGACTGCCTGGCGGCGCAAGGAACGGCGGCGGCCGGGTGCCCATCATTCGGGGGGCTGATGGGATCGCAGACATCCGGCCGGCCGCCGTTCGGCGAACACCTCCTGAGCGCCGCGAGCGCCCACAACTCCAGCCGCGCCGCTCTCGCCGGCAGGCCCGACGGCGCCGACTGCGCCGACACCGCCGACGCTGCCGTTCTCGCTGACAGTGCCGTAGCCGCCGACTTCGCCGTACTCGCCGTTTTCGCTGACAGTGCCGTGAGCACCGACTGCGCCGTAGCCGCCGACAGTGCCGTTCTCGCCGTGGACCTCGACCCGCCTGCCCAGCCCCGCGGCGATCTGCCTGCTCAGCGTCCGCAGGTCGTCCTGGAGCCGCTCCAGTTCGCGGGAGTGCTGGTCGAGCCGTCTGCCGTGCCGGGCGAGCTGGCGGCCGTACTGGCCGATCTGGGTCCGCAGCCCTTCGAGTGACTCGACGGGCGCGGCCGGCTCTCCCTGGTCGGCTTCGGGGTTCGTCATCAGCGGGGACCTCGCAGTGGAACGGTCGCAAATCAGCCGATGAGTTCCCCGCGGCCCCCGGTCCTAAACCCGGGTCGCCTCGATGACCTTGGTCAGCACCGCGTGCAGCTCCTCCAGCTCGCCGAGTTCCATGCCCAGCTGCTCGACCACGCGGTACGGGATCTTCTCGGCCTCGGCCCGCAGCGCCCGCCCGGCCGCGGTCAGCTCGACGACCAGCTCGCGCTCGTTCCCGGAGTTCCGCCGCCGGGTCAGGTACCCGATGCTCTCCAGCCGCTTCAGCAGCGGCGACAGCGTGGCCGAGTCGTGCCGCAGGGTGGCGCCGAGGTCCTTGACCGTGCGCGGCGAGCTGTCCCACAGCGCCAGCATCACCAGGTACTGGGGGTGGGTGAGCCCGTGTGGTTCGAGCAGCGGGCGGTAGATCGCGATGACCGATCTCGACGCGATGGACAACGCGAAGCAGACCTGCCGCTCCAGGGCGAGCGGGTTCGGTCCCAGGTCGATCTCGGCCACGGTGTTCCCTCCGGCACACTAATGGTTAACGCACTAACTGTTAGCGTACGCTACGGCCATGCGGAAGCGACCGAATCCGGTGCTGTGGCTCTGGTACGCGCTCGGCGGCAGGCTGCCCGACCGGCATCGCGAGTGGGTACTGCACGACGTCACCGCGAAGACCTGGATCCTGCGCCACGGCGCGCGCAGCACGGTGCTGATCCTGCCGCTGGTCTCGGTGTGGCTGCTGCTGCCCGGCCCGCTCGGCCTGCGGTTGTCGCTGGTGCTGATGGCCGCGCTGGTCGGGTACTTCTACTCCTTCGCCTACGTCGAGGAGAGCGGCGAGCACCGGCTCGCCAAGCACGGCTACCCGCGCGGAACCGGCAGGCGCCTTCGCGCCGAGGCCAAGGAAGCCGCCGAAGCCGAAGTCACCCAGCGGTATCTGGCGCGATACCGGGAATGACCAGAACTGGCGCGTGGCGCTCCGTTGAGGTGGTGGTGGGCGACGGGTGGGCTAGCACTCCCTCACTTGGAGGGTGTTTGGGGCTTGTCGCTGCGGGACGTGAAGCCGTGTCGGAAAATAGGACTATGGCAGTGCGTGAGGGGAAGCAGGGGACGGACGAAGAGCCGACGCCGATCTACGATTCGGTGGCGGGCGACAAGCTTGCCACCGACTCCGACCGGTCGGATGACCAGCGGCGTCAGGCGGGGGACAAGACTTCGTAGAGATTGCCGGTTTCGTCGGTGAAGAACAGGCCGCGCGGGCAGAGCGGGTGGTCGATGCGCCCGTTGTCCGGTTCGCCGGGCTCACTGCCGCAGGGCACGCCGCCCGCTCGCGGGCGCTCCAGGATCCCGTCGAAGGTCGCCGGGTCCACGTCGAAGGCCAGGTGGTGGCCCTCGGCCGAATCCGTGCTCATGAAGTCGAGGGTGAGCTGCTCGTTGACCTTGACCGGCGCGAAGTGCCGGTGCGGGCCCTCGTCGGCCAGGCCCGTGACCTCGGCGAAGAAGCGCGCGGCCCGTTCGTCGTCCCGTGCGGGAACGATGGTGTGGTTCAGCGAGATCGGCGCTGCTCGATCAGTGCTTCGATCCCGTCGAGAATGCGGTTCAGGCCGAACTCGACGTCCGTTTCCTGCATGCCCTGCTCGCCGTAGTCCGCCCCGCTGAGCACCGCGGCGACCCGTGGGTAACCATGCTCGCGCAGGAGCGGCTGCAGGAACTCGTTGAGCACCTCCTGCTCGCTCTCGCGGACGTCGCGGACCAGGGCGGCCGTGCTGCGGACCCAGCCGTCGACCAGCAGCACGCAGCCGAGCGCGTCGCTGGCGCCCAGGCCGGAGTCCGCCATCGCCTCGAGAAAGACTTCCAGCCACCGCAACATGTTCGGCGTGGTCGGCCCGCCGCGCACCGGTAGCTCGATCAGCCACGGGTGCCGGCGGCAGCGGTCGAGCTGGGCGTGCGCCCAGGCGGTGACCGCGGTGCGCCAGTCGCCGGTCAGCGGTTCCGGCGGCGGGCCCCATCCCGCTTCGGCGACCAGTACCAGCAGTTCTTCCTTGGACCGCAGGTACCGGTAGAGCGCGTTCGCGGTGATGCCGAGGCGTTTGGCGATCGCGGGCATGGACAGGCCTTCGAGGCCCTCGGCGTCGGCCTGCGCGACGGCCGCCTCGACGATCTGCGCCACGCTGTAGGCCGGTTTCGGCCCCCGCCGGGGTGCCGGGGTGTAGCCCCAGGCCAGTGCGGTGCCGGGGGGCAGCGACTCGATCCGGTCCTCGTTCACCACCACATCCTTGCATTTCGAACTGGTAAAGCCATAAACTGTTCGTATCATACACAGTTAATCGTCAGGGGGATCGGTCATGACGGAACCGAGCAGGCGGAACGTGCTCCGGGGAGCGGCCGGCCTGGCCGTGGGCGGTGCCGCCGCGACCTCCGCGCCGCCCGCGCTCGCCGGGGAAGCCGCGAGCGCCACCACGGAGAGCCACCCGTTCCTCGAAGGCGCGTTCGCGCCGGTGCGGGAGGAGGTGACCGCGTTCGACTGCAAGAGCACCGGCCACATCCCGCGGGAGCTGAACGGGCGCTACCTGCGCACCGGGCCGAACGTGCTCGGCCTGGAGGACCCGCGCGCGCACCACTGGATGCTGGGCGAGGGCATGGTGCACGGCGTCCGGCTGCGCGACGGCCGTGCCGAGTGGTACCGCAACCGGTGGGTGCGCTCGTCGGGTGTCGCGGCGAAACTGGGCGAGCCGTACCCGTGGCCGGTGCCCGCTCAGGACTTCGCGCCCAACACGCACGTGATCAGCCACCACGGCCGCATCCTCGCGCTGCAGGAGAGCGGCCCGCCACCGTACGAACTGGACGGTGAGCTGAACACGCTGGGCCCGTACGACTTCGGCGGTTCGCTCGACGGTGCCTACACCGCGCACACCAAGTTCGACGCCCGCGCCGACGAACTGCACGCGATCACCTACTTCCCCACCTGGGACCACGTGCGGCACCTGGTGGTCGACCGCGGCGGGCGGGTGACGCGGACGCGGCGCATCCCGGTCGCCGGCAACCCGATGATGCACGACTTCGCGCTGACCGAGCGCCACGTCGTGGTCTTCGACGTGCCGGTCACCTTCGACCCGCGGCCGGGCAAGGTGGTGCCGTACAAGTGGAACCACGACCACCCGGCCAGGGTCGGCGTGATGAAGCGCTCGGGTGGGCCGGTCCGCTGGTTCGGGGTGGACCCGGTTTTCTATTCGCACACGCTCAACGCCTACGAGCACGGTTCCTCGGTGGTGGTCGACCTGACCACCATGCCGGCGCCGTTCGAGGTGTCCGGGAAGCTCGGTTACGGCGGGCCGTCGGCGTCCGGTCCGCCGGTGCTGGAGCGCTGGACGATCGACCTGGCGCGGGGCGCGGTGCGGCGGCGGGTGCTCGACGACCGGCCGCAGGAGTTCCCGCGGGTGAACGAAAGCCTGGTCGCACGGCGGCACCGCTACGGGTACACGGCCTCGCCGGGTGACCTGCTCGACGTGTACCTGGACAAGCCAGCCAACACCTTCGGCAACGCGCTGATCAAGCACGACCTGCGCGGTGGCCGGTCGGAGGTGCACCGGTTCGGTCCCGGCGAGACGGCCAGTGAGGCGGTTTTTGTGCCGTCGGCGGGGAGCAAGGCGGAGGACGACGGGTACGCGCTCGCCTTCGTGAACAACCCCGATCGCGGGGCGTCGGATCTGGTGATCCTCGCGGCGCAGGACTTCACCGCGGAACCGCTGGCGCGGATCCACCTGCCGAAGCCGGTGCCGCTGGGTTTCCACGGCAGCTGGGTGGCGGACTGACGCTCTCGGAAATTGCGGACTCCGGCGGCGCGGGTTGTCCCGTGCCGCCGGGGCTGGGACCGTTTTCCCCGTGGAGCCCAGCATTTCGCGCAGTGTCGAGATCGACGCCCCGGTGACGGCCGTGTGGGCGCTGGTCACCGATCTGCCGGGAATGGGCCGGTTCAGCCCGGAGAACGCGGGCGGGTACTGGGTGGCCCCGGCGACCGGCCCGGCGGCGGGTGCCCGGTTCCGCGGCACCAACCGCAACGGGGCCAGGGAATGGCGGACGCGGGTGCGCGTGGTCGCCTGCGAGCCGGGCCGCCGGTTCACCTTCGACGTGCGCACGCCGTTCGGGGTGCGGGTTTCGCGCTGGTCCTACGAACTGACCCCGGCGGGTGACGGCTGCGTGCTCACTGAGCACTGGTACCGGGTGGGGAACTGGTTCATCCGC
The genomic region above belongs to Amycolatopsis sp. YIM 10 and contains:
- a CDS encoding MarR family winged helix-turn-helix transcriptional regulator yields the protein MAEIDLGPNPLALERQVCFALSIASRSVIAIYRPLLEPHGLTHPQYLVMLALWDSSPRTVKDLGATLRHDSATLSPLLKRLESIGYLTRRRNSGNERELVVELTAAGRALRAEAEKIPYRVVEQLGMELGELEELHAVLTKVIEATRV
- a CDS encoding carotenoid oxygenase family protein; translation: MTEPSRRNVLRGAAGLAVGGAAATSAPPALAGEAASATTESHPFLEGAFAPVREEVTAFDCKSTGHIPRELNGRYLRTGPNVLGLEDPRAHHWMLGEGMVHGVRLRDGRAEWYRNRWVRSSGVAAKLGEPYPWPVPAQDFAPNTHVISHHGRILALQESGPPPYELDGELNTLGPYDFGGSLDGAYTAHTKFDARADELHAITYFPTWDHVRHLVVDRGGRVTRTRRIPVAGNPMMHDFALTERHVVVFDVPVTFDPRPGKVVPYKWNHDHPARVGVMKRSGGPVRWFGVDPVFYSHTLNAYEHGSSVVVDLTTMPAPFEVSGKLGYGGPSASGPPVLERWTIDLARGAVRRRVLDDRPQEFPRVNESLVARRHRYGYTASPGDLLDVYLDKPANTFGNALIKHDLRGGRSEVHRFGPGETASEAVFVPSAGSKAEDDGYALAFVNNPDRGASDLVILAAQDFTAEPLARIHLPKPVPLGFHGSWVAD
- a CDS encoding TetR/AcrR family transcriptional regulator yields the protein MNEDRIESLPPGTALAWGYTPAPRRGPKPAYSVAQIVEAAVAQADAEGLEGLSMPAIAKRLGITANALYRYLRSKEELLVLVAEAGWGPPPEPLTGDWRTAVTAWAHAQLDRCRRHPWLIELPVRGGPTTPNMLRWLEVFLEAMADSGLGASDALGCVLLVDGWVRSTAALVRDVRESEQEVLNEFLQPLLREHGYPRVAAVLSGADYGEQGMQETDVEFGLNRILDGIEALIEQRRSR
- a CDS encoding SRPBCC family protein, translated to MEPSISRSVEIDAPVTAVWALVTDLPGMGRFSPENAGGYWVAPATGPAAGARFRGTNRNGAREWRTRVRVVACEPGRRFTFDVRTPFGVRVSRWSYELTPAGDGCVLTEHWYRVGNWFIRRVMGPRVTGRADRPGFNTHSIEHTLRAVKKHAEPVTPAARPARRTTP
- a CDS encoding DUF5313 family protein encodes the protein MRKRPNPVLWLWYALGGRLPDRHREWVLHDVTAKTWILRHGARSTVLILPLVSVWLLLPGPLGLRLSLVLMAALVGYFYSFAYVEESGEHRLAKHGYPRGTGRRLRAEAKEAAEAEVTQRYLARYRE